Proteins from a single region of Cystobacter fuscus DSM 2262:
- a CDS encoding serine/threonine-protein kinase has product MPPSDLPGSAAPLGTQLLAEHFRADAIAREAAVTRFISRVSCLFIVSTLGMSALIGWPRALSVAGLCAVFAVYYGVLSRMLRRGWFHPAIYWVNVVLETTTGAFLFVCDTLFGTAEQALGNPMAVLWTGTIVFTALRGKRSLALFAGGLVAAQMVLLYFLLAWPRLSEPIPLIFSPPMVILRAVYYFIIGWLAALVASYLTHRAEQALHAVREKELVGKYFLHERLGVGGMAEVFRATYSPEGGFEKVVAIKRILPAYAEDEDFVTMFRREAELGSLLNHSNIVQVLDVGRFGDTYFMAMEHIEGLSLRELLKSHGPLPPAVVAYLGAELGQALDYVHRRTSSEGLPLNLVHRDVNPPNILLSRIGEVKLGDFGVARAAIHVRLTQADRVRGKLGYLSPEQARGQAFDGRADLFALGLTLHEALTGQRVFQGEDASDMVRGAPPSFLVPPSAHRPEVPPALDAAIMDLLRWQVADRTQRGQQLREQLCALTGAFAPYPHGQRELGLLVQDALARKAGRVPRRSTEQETRVEQRSASVSSEVPTTVLSSGDLLANGSPESPEAEGNEAKVSTSGR; this is encoded by the coding sequence ATGCCTCCCTCCGACCTTCCGGGTAGCGCGGCGCCGCTCGGCACACAATTGCTCGCCGAGCACTTCCGGGCGGACGCCATCGCCCGCGAAGCCGCAGTGACCCGGTTCATCAGCCGGGTATCCTGCCTCTTCATCGTCTCCACGCTCGGGATGAGCGCACTCATCGGCTGGCCCCGCGCCCTGTCCGTGGCGGGCCTGTGTGCCGTCTTCGCCGTCTACTACGGGGTGCTGTCCCGGATGCTGCGGCGAGGCTGGTTCCACCCCGCCATCTACTGGGTCAACGTCGTCCTGGAGACCACCACCGGGGCCTTCCTCTTCGTCTGCGACACCCTCTTCGGAACCGCCGAGCAGGCGCTGGGCAACCCCATGGCCGTGCTCTGGACCGGGACCATCGTGTTCACGGCGCTGCGAGGCAAGCGCAGCCTGGCCCTCTTCGCGGGAGGGCTCGTGGCGGCGCAGATGGTGCTGCTCTACTTCCTGCTGGCCTGGCCCCGGCTGTCCGAGCCCATTCCCCTGATCTTCTCACCGCCGATGGTGATCCTGCGGGCCGTCTACTACTTCATCATCGGATGGCTGGCGGCGCTCGTGGCCAGCTACCTCACGCACCGGGCCGAACAGGCGCTGCACGCCGTGCGAGAGAAGGAGCTGGTGGGCAAGTACTTCCTCCACGAGCGGCTGGGGGTGGGAGGCATGGCGGAGGTGTTCCGCGCCACCTACAGCCCCGAGGGCGGCTTCGAGAAGGTGGTGGCCATCAAGCGCATCCTCCCGGCCTACGCCGAGGACGAGGACTTCGTGACGATGTTCCGCCGGGAGGCGGAGCTGGGCTCGCTGCTCAACCACTCCAACATCGTCCAGGTGCTCGACGTGGGCCGCTTCGGGGACACCTACTTCATGGCCATGGAGCACATCGAGGGCCTGTCCCTGCGCGAGCTGCTCAAGAGCCACGGGCCGCTGCCGCCGGCGGTGGTGGCGTACCTCGGGGCCGAGCTGGGCCAGGCGCTCGACTACGTGCACCGGCGCACCTCGAGCGAGGGCCTGCCGCTCAACCTCGTGCACCGGGACGTGAATCCGCCCAACATCCTGCTGTCGCGCATCGGCGAGGTGAAGCTGGGAGACTTCGGGGTGGCGCGCGCGGCCATTCACGTCCGGCTCACCCAGGCGGACCGGGTGCGCGGCAAGCTGGGCTACCTGTCACCCGAGCAGGCGCGAGGCCAGGCTTTCGATGGGAGAGCGGATCTCTTCGCGCTCGGACTCACGCTGCACGAGGCGCTCACGGGACAGCGCGTCTTCCAAGGGGAGGATGCCTCGGACATGGTGCGCGGCGCCCCGCCGTCCTTCCTCGTGCCGCCCTCGGCGCACCGCCCGGAAGTGCCCCCGGCGCTGGATGCCGCCATCATGGACCTGCTGCGCTGGCAGGTGGCGGACCGCACGCAACGGGGCCAGCAGTTGCGCGAGCAACTGTGTGCCCTGACGGGAGCGTTCGCGCCCTACCCCCACGGACAGCGGGAGCTGGGCCTCCTGGTGCAGGATGCCCTCGCGCGCAAGGCGGGCCGGGTTCCCAGGCGGAGCACGGAGCAGGAGACCCGGGTGGAGCAGCGCTCCGCCTCGGTGAGCAGCGAGGTTCCCACGACGGTGCTGTCGAGTGGAGACCTGCTCGCGAACGGTTCACCAGAGAGCCCCGAGGCAGAGGGGAACGAAGCGAAAGTGAGCACCAGCGGCCGGTGA
- a CDS encoding M20/M25/M40 family metallo-hydrolase produces MALLGFACTCTPTEEPPEPPEPSEGGLEQLHRYIDEQLFDDLSKFVAARTYRGADQSEAETVANLQKIQEEVRLQVEQFNAEQKVHKLVPFEWKKTINGQEYWLFGVRVGSGPRRVALSSHLDTVPPGTPQPGWEPFKLVKEQRTYFGREQEFYVGRGSIDDKGPALIAFNVLKAVARQYDGDSKLNGVTLEVLFDTSEETDMAMPYYLEDKPEENPDLGVIFDAMWCIRAEKGIERPVFTIKRGTAAPTGVWIESLNTPQGPANQIPDLATAVIRSDSNSSQALERFAQQVEALYQGHGFDDPAYRRATLTVDRSGLADNRLVLTTKVSGAQHGSAPDENREEGTNPLISLSNFLSAQVGTHLARNEVSELARFITWSWGTQVFGEHHPELLQRNDDIFTAGNGTTYAVTRFYTDPADAPDIAARVLIDIRYALGHHSVAWDKKTEGLVGGKASKSVFQDTFAKLLQEFPAETGYTLGFQTRTSYPPDVRLPEGNAFQRVSSAFEKVLGEQCPRWAIGGGTDAKGNTNLIAAGALFTEKMGPPINYHGINEGAPVEDLRKSADILYNLFKDEVEGAAKASSTVRPLFTPMRITPDLH; encoded by the coding sequence TTGGCGTTATTGGGATTCGCCTGCACGTGTACCCCGACGGAGGAGCCGCCAGAGCCGCCGGAGCCGTCGGAGGGTGGGCTCGAACAGCTCCATCGCTACATCGACGAACAGTTGTTCGATGACCTCTCGAAGTTCGTCGCGGCCCGCACCTACCGTGGGGCGGACCAGAGCGAGGCCGAGACCGTGGCCAACCTCCAGAAAATCCAGGAGGAGGTGCGGCTCCAGGTCGAGCAGTTCAACGCGGAGCAGAAGGTGCACAAGCTGGTGCCCTTCGAGTGGAAGAAGACCATCAATGGCCAGGAGTACTGGCTCTTCGGCGTGCGCGTGGGCTCGGGGCCGCGCCGGGTCGCGCTGAGCAGCCATCTGGACACGGTGCCGCCGGGGACGCCGCAGCCGGGCTGGGAGCCCTTCAAGCTCGTGAAGGAGCAACGGACCTACTTCGGCAGGGAGCAGGAGTTCTACGTCGGCCGCGGCTCCATCGACGACAAGGGCCCCGCCCTCATCGCCTTCAACGTCCTGAAGGCCGTGGCCCGGCAGTACGACGGCGACTCCAAGCTCAATGGCGTCACCCTGGAGGTCCTCTTCGACACCTCGGAGGAGACCGACATGGCGATGCCCTACTACCTGGAAGACAAACCGGAGGAGAACCCGGACCTGGGGGTCATCTTCGACGCCATGTGGTGCATCCGCGCCGAGAAGGGAATTGAGCGCCCCGTCTTCACCATCAAGCGCGGCACCGCGGCGCCCACGGGCGTGTGGATCGAGTCGCTCAACACCCCCCAGGGGCCCGCGAACCAGATTCCCGACCTGGCCACCGCCGTCATCCGCTCGGACTCGAACTCGTCGCAGGCCCTCGAGCGCTTCGCCCAGCAGGTGGAGGCCCTGTACCAGGGCCACGGGTTCGACGACCCCGCCTATCGCCGGGCCACGCTGACCGTGGACAGATCGGGACTGGCCGACAACCGCCTCGTCCTCACCACCAAGGTGAGCGGCGCGCAGCACGGCTCGGCACCGGATGAGAACCGGGAGGAGGGCACCAACCCGCTGATCTCCCTGAGCAACTTCTTGAGCGCCCAGGTGGGCACGCACCTGGCCCGTAATGAAGTCAGCGAGCTGGCCCGGTTCATCACCTGGAGCTGGGGCACCCAGGTCTTCGGCGAGCACCACCCGGAGCTGCTGCAGCGCAACGATGACATCTTCACGGCGGGCAACGGGACGACCTATGCCGTGACCCGCTTCTACACCGACCCGGCGGACGCTCCCGACATCGCCGCGCGGGTGCTGATCGACATCCGCTATGCCCTCGGCCACCACAGCGTGGCGTGGGACAAGAAGACCGAGGGCCTGGTGGGAGGCAAGGCGTCCAAGAGCGTCTTCCAGGACACCTTCGCGAAGCTGCTGCAGGAGTTCCCCGCCGAGACCGGCTACACCCTCGGGTTCCAGACGAGGACCTCGTACCCGCCCGATGTCCGGCTCCCGGAGGGCAATGCGTTCCAGCGCGTCAGCTCGGCGTTCGAGAAGGTCCTCGGCGAGCAGTGCCCGCGGTGGGCCATCGGTGGCGGAACGGATGCCAAGGGCAATACGAACCTGATCGCCGCTGGCGCGCTGTTCACCGAGAAGATGGGGCCGCCCATCAACTACCACGGCATCAACGAGGGCGCTCCGGTCGAGGATCTCCGCAAGAGCGCCGACATCCTCTACAACCTGTTCAAGGATGAGGTGGAAGGCGCCGCGAAGGCCTCCTCCACCGTCCGGCCCCTCTTCACGCCCATGCGCATCACGCCGGACCTCCACTAG
- a CDS encoding chemotaxis protein CheA, whose amino-acid sequence MDLDREQLLATFAEESEELLTGMEEILVSLEEHPDQERLRSIFRAAHSVKGAAGALGFSGMTDVAHVLEDVLETLLERRPPVSDEHVTLLLATVDRLRELLQAVLAGQERPAQEDAGLVARLRNCCESLRQQESRRGVFTRPAEESAVEVGGRRGRTLRVDVEKLDRIAILTGELAIARTRLAQVLSTGTAEEAQEVHHEADRLHEELQEEVMRVRMVPVGPLFRQHLRTVRDLTRVERKWARLVLEGEDVEVDTALVEGLREPLLHLVRNAVDHGLETPEERRAAGKEACGTLVLRAFHEPGSLVVELSDDGRGLRYARLREKARELGMEPGRMTVEELEELIFLPGLSTAEAVTEVSGRGVGMDVVRRSVEALRGLVSLRSEEGKGTTVTLRVPLTLASIQGFSVGVGEETYVLPLAAVRECLELPAERQGQSGAGLLSLRGRSLPYLRLREVLGVDGPVSARESVVVLGHGGSRAGLVVDALYGEGPCVLKPLGRLFRHLPGVSGSTILGSGRVGLVLDVPTLLRTAIRQRAAMG is encoded by the coding sequence TTGGATCTGGATCGCGAGCAGCTGCTCGCCACCTTCGCGGAGGAGTCGGAAGAGCTCCTCACCGGAATGGAGGAGATTCTCGTCTCGCTGGAGGAGCACCCGGACCAGGAGCGGCTGCGGTCCATCTTCCGGGCCGCGCACTCGGTGAAGGGGGCGGCGGGCGCGCTGGGCTTCTCCGGAATGACGGACGTGGCGCACGTGCTGGAGGACGTGCTGGAGACGCTGCTGGAGCGGCGTCCTCCGGTGTCCGACGAGCACGTGACGCTGCTGCTGGCGACGGTGGACCGGCTGCGAGAGCTGTTGCAGGCGGTGCTGGCGGGTCAGGAGCGGCCGGCGCAGGAGGACGCGGGGCTGGTGGCGCGGCTGAGGAACTGCTGCGAGTCCTTGCGCCAGCAGGAGTCCCGCCGGGGGGTGTTCACCAGGCCGGCCGAGGAATCGGCGGTGGAGGTGGGTGGGCGGCGCGGGCGCACGCTGCGCGTGGACGTGGAGAAGCTGGACCGCATCGCCATCCTGACGGGAGAGCTGGCCATCGCGCGCACGCGGCTGGCGCAGGTGCTGAGCACGGGCACGGCCGAGGAGGCCCAGGAGGTGCACCACGAGGCGGACCGCCTCCACGAGGAGTTGCAGGAAGAGGTGATGCGGGTGCGGATGGTGCCGGTGGGCCCGCTCTTCCGGCAGCACCTGCGCACGGTGCGCGACCTGACGCGGGTGGAGCGCAAGTGGGCGCGGCTGGTGTTGGAGGGCGAGGACGTGGAGGTGGACACGGCGCTGGTGGAGGGCTTGCGCGAGCCCCTGCTGCACCTGGTGCGCAACGCGGTGGACCACGGGCTGGAGACGCCGGAGGAGCGGCGGGCGGCGGGGAAGGAGGCGTGCGGCACGCTGGTGCTGAGGGCCTTCCATGAGCCGGGCTCGCTGGTGGTGGAGCTGTCCGATGATGGCCGGGGTCTGCGCTACGCGCGGCTGAGGGAGAAGGCGCGCGAGCTGGGGATGGAGCCCGGGCGGATGACGGTGGAGGAGTTGGAGGAGCTCATCTTCCTGCCGGGGCTGTCCACGGCGGAGGCGGTGACGGAGGTCTCCGGGCGCGGGGTGGGCATGGACGTGGTGCGCCGGAGCGTGGAGGCGCTGCGGGGCCTGGTGTCGTTGCGCAGCGAGGAGGGCAAGGGCACCACGGTGACGCTGCGGGTGCCGCTGACGCTGGCCTCCATCCAGGGCTTCTCGGTGGGCGTGGGCGAGGAGACGTACGTGTTGCCGCTGGCGGCGGTGCGCGAGTGTCTGGAGTTGCCCGCGGAGCGCCAGGGGCAGTCCGGTGCCGGCTTGTTGAGTCTGCGAGGCCGTTCGCTGCCCTACCTGCGGCTGCGCGAGGTGCTGGGGGTGGACGGCCCCGTGTCGGCCCGGGAGAGCGTCGTCGTGCTGGGCCACGGTGGGAGCCGGGCGGGCCTGGTGGTGGACGCGCTGTATGGCGAGGGCCCGTGCGTCCTCAAGCCACTGGGCCGGCTCTTCCGCCACCTGCCTGGCGTGTCTGGCTCCACCATTCTCGGCAGCGGTCGCGTGGGGCTCGTCCTGGACGTGCCCACCCTGTTGCGCACCGCCATCCGCCAGCGGGCCGCCATGGGCTGA
- a CDS encoding methyl-accepting chemotaxis protein — MLLKNFTIARKLQLGFGLLVVLLAAVIWSSYVFFQILVSNDGYYRSHDVRLELQALGISVMDMEHRALEYAFTGNEDILEPLSQRQAAFLESHARLNVLTAKYPREQDLLQQLVDQYQNKFLPHLEREVALRRDVDAGRVPLEQLVEYVKEDKGGKSMERMSSTSDLFRQEVLEQRRRLLEETDAQTLSVSRMLVTGGAVGPVLAMLLAWLLSRSIVRPLREAVELTGKLASGDLTTAIEVRGRDEAARMMEGMREMVRRFGSVLGEVRGAVGSLSGASGQVAAAAQALSQGTSTQAASVEETTTSLEQLSASISQNAETSRQLEAMAVKGAADAQESGRAVNETVEAMEAIAERISIVEEIAYQTNLLALNAAVEAARAGEHGRGFAVVAAEVRKLAERSQKAAKEIGSLAGSSVKVAERSGRLLKELVPSIRKTADLVQEVAAVSREQASGVAQMNRAMVQVDQVTQRNASAAEELSSTAEELAAQAESLQQMMTFFRVVESGWAVQGMAQSARSPRPAPAHFPMPPAVQGLKAVAQPLPTQLPTPSFPAAPERASFTSDHDFKRF, encoded by the coding sequence ATGCTTCTCAAGAACTTCACCATCGCCCGCAAGCTGCAGCTCGGATTTGGACTCCTCGTCGTGTTGCTCGCCGCCGTCATCTGGAGCTCCTACGTCTTCTTCCAGATATTGGTGAGCAATGATGGGTACTACCGCTCGCATGATGTGCGGCTGGAGCTGCAGGCCCTCGGCATCAGCGTGATGGACATGGAGCACCGGGCGCTGGAGTACGCCTTCACGGGCAACGAAGACATCCTCGAGCCCTTGTCCCAGCGTCAGGCCGCGTTTCTCGAGTCCCATGCCCGGCTGAATGTGCTGACGGCCAAATACCCGCGTGAGCAGGATTTGCTGCAACAGCTCGTGGACCAGTACCAGAACAAGTTCCTCCCTCACCTCGAGCGTGAGGTGGCGCTGCGCCGGGATGTGGACGCGGGCCGTGTCCCCCTGGAGCAGCTCGTCGAGTACGTGAAGGAGGACAAGGGAGGAAAAAGCATGGAGCGCATGTCCAGCACCTCGGATCTCTTCCGGCAGGAAGTGCTGGAGCAGCGCCGCCGTCTCCTGGAGGAGACCGACGCGCAGACGCTGTCTGTCTCCCGGATGCTGGTGACGGGAGGCGCGGTGGGACCGGTGCTGGCGATGCTGCTGGCGTGGCTGTTGTCGCGCAGCATCGTCCGGCCGCTGCGAGAGGCGGTGGAGCTCACCGGCAAGCTGGCCTCGGGAGACCTCACCACGGCCATCGAGGTGCGAGGGCGGGACGAGGCGGCGCGGATGATGGAGGGGATGAGGGAGATGGTGCGGCGCTTCGGCAGCGTGCTGGGGGAAGTGCGCGGAGCGGTGGGCTCGCTGTCGGGAGCCTCGGGGCAGGTGGCGGCGGCGGCGCAGGCGCTGTCGCAGGGCACCAGCACGCAGGCGGCCTCGGTGGAGGAGACGACGACGAGCCTGGAGCAGCTGAGCGCCTCCATCAGCCAGAACGCGGAGACGAGCAGGCAGTTGGAGGCGATGGCGGTGAAGGGCGCGGCGGACGCGCAGGAGAGCGGGCGGGCGGTGAACGAGACGGTGGAGGCGATGGAGGCCATCGCGGAGCGGATCTCCATCGTGGAGGAGATTGCGTACCAGACGAACCTGCTGGCGTTGAACGCGGCGGTGGAGGCGGCGAGGGCGGGGGAGCACGGGAGGGGATTCGCGGTGGTGGCCGCGGAGGTGAGGAAGCTGGCGGAGAGGAGCCAGAAGGCAGCCAAGGAGATAGGGAGTCTGGCGGGCAGCAGCGTGAAGGTGGCGGAGCGCTCGGGGAGGTTGCTCAAGGAGCTGGTGCCATCGATTCGCAAGACGGCGGACCTGGTGCAGGAGGTGGCGGCGGTGTCCAGGGAGCAGGCCAGCGGGGTGGCGCAGATGAACCGGGCGATGGTGCAGGTGGACCAGGTGACGCAGCGCAACGCCTCGGCGGCGGAGGAGTTGTCGTCGACGGCGGAGGAGCTGGCGGCCCAGGCCGAGTCCCTGCAGCAGATGATGACGTTCTTCCGGGTGGTGGAGTCGGGGTGGGCGGTGCAGGGGATGGCACAGTCGGCGCGCTCGCCGAGGCCCGCACCGGCGCACTTCCCGATGCCCCCAGCCGTGCAGGGGCTGAAGGCGGTGGCGCAGCCGCTGCCGACGCAGCTGCCAACCCCGTCATTCCCGGCGGCACCCGAGCGCGCGTCGTTCACCTCGGACCACGACTTCAAGCGCTTCTAG
- a CDS encoding methyl-accepting chemotaxis protein: MFENVSITRKMQLGFGTFVSLLAMVAWGTFFLFQALVESAVNDYRSYEGLLEVRSMGVALIDHEARLQGFALTSDETFLEFVPQRQTEFLASHAKVKSLTMDNPRQQERLQQLLDQYQQKFLPYAEREVALRREVDAGRVPLERLVAYVKDAQGQKIVASMRELANAIRHEEQIQRDQRSEMSRKGVDLVKLMLVVGGVVGPVLAVLLAWLLSRSIVRPLQEAVELTGKLASGDLTTAIEVRGRDETARMMEGMREMVRRFGSVLGEVRGAVGSLSGASGQVAAAAQALSQGTSTQAASVEETTTSLEQLSASISQNAETSRQLEAMAVKGAADAQESGRAVNETVEAMEAIAERISIVEEIAYQTNLLALNAAVEAARAGEHGRGFAVVAAEVRKLAERSQKAAKEIGSLAGSSVKVAERSGRLLKELVPSIRKTADLVQEVAAVSREQASGVAQMNRAMVQVDQVTQRNASAAEELSSTAEELAAQAESLQQMMTFFRVVESGRGPPPEHVPGPAPTPPPVHWPARGLKAVARVLPMQLSPTPDHDFKRF; the protein is encoded by the coding sequence ATGTTCGAAAACGTCAGCATTACTCGGAAGATGCAGCTCGGGTTCGGCACGTTCGTCTCGCTGCTCGCGATGGTCGCCTGGGGAACCTTCTTTCTCTTCCAGGCGCTGGTGGAGTCGGCCGTGAACGACTACCGCTCCTACGAGGGCCTGTTGGAAGTCCGGAGCATGGGCGTTGCCCTGATAGATCATGAAGCCCGGCTCCAGGGCTTCGCGCTCACCAGCGACGAGACCTTCCTCGAGTTCGTGCCTCAACGGCAGACCGAGTTCCTCGCCAGCCACGCGAAGGTGAAGTCGCTGACGATGGACAACCCTCGCCAGCAGGAACGGCTGCAACAACTGCTGGACCAATACCAACAGAAGTTCCTCCCCTACGCCGAGCGCGAGGTGGCGCTGCGCCGGGAGGTGGACGCGGGCCGTGTCCCCCTGGAGCGGCTCGTGGCGTACGTCAAGGATGCCCAGGGGCAGAAGATCGTGGCATCCATGCGGGAGCTGGCGAACGCCATCCGCCACGAGGAGCAGATCCAGCGCGACCAGCGGAGCGAGATGTCCAGGAAGGGGGTGGACCTGGTGAAGCTCATGTTGGTGGTGGGAGGCGTGGTGGGACCGGTGCTGGCGGTGCTGCTGGCGTGGCTGTTGTCGCGCAGCATCGTCCGGCCACTGCAAGAGGCGGTGGAGCTCACCGGCAAGCTGGCCTCGGGAGACCTCACCACGGCCATCGAGGTGCGAGGGCGGGACGAAACGGCGCGGATGATGGAGGGGATGAGGGAGATGGTGCGGCGCTTCGGCAGCGTGCTGGGGGAAGTGCGCGGAGCGGTGGGCTCGCTGTCGGGAGCCTCGGGGCAGGTGGCGGCGGCGGCGCAGGCGCTGTCGCAGGGCACCAGCACGCAGGCGGCCTCGGTGGAGGAGACGACGACGAGCCTGGAGCAGCTGAGCGCCTCCATCAGCCAGAACGCGGAGACGAGCAGGCAGTTGGAGGCGATGGCGGTGAAGGGCGCGGCGGACGCGCAGGAGAGCGGGCGGGCGGTGAACGAGACGGTGGAGGCGATGGAGGCCATCGCGGAGAGGATCTCCATCGTGGAGGAGATTGCGTACCAGACGAACCTGCTGGCGTTGAACGCGGCGGTGGAGGCGGCGAGGGCGGGGGAGCACGGGAGGGGATTCGCGGTGGTGGCCGCGGAGGTGAGGAAGCTGGCGGAGAGGAGCCAGAAGGCAGCCAAGGAGATAGGGAGTCTGGCGGGCAGCAGCGTGAAGGTGGCGGAGCGCTCGGGGAGGTTGCTCAAGGAGCTGGTGCCATCGATTCGCAAGACGGCGGACCTGGTGCAGGAGGTGGCGGCGGTGTCCAGGGAGCAGGCCAGCGGGGTGGCGCAGATGAACCGGGCGATGGTGCAGGTGGATCAGGTGACGCAGCGCAACGCCTCGGCGGCGGAGGAGTTGTCGTCGACGGCGGAGGAGCTGGCGGCCCAGGCCGAGTCCCTGCAGCAGATGATGACGTTCTTCCGGGTGGTGGAGTCGGGGAGGGGGCCGCCGCCGGAACACGTGCCGGGTCCCGCCCCGACGCCCCCGCCCGTGCATTGGCCAGCGAGGGGGCTGAAGGCGGTGGCGCGGGTGCTGCCGATGCAGCTGTCGCCCACGCCGGATCATGACTTCAAGCGTTTCTAG
- a CDS encoding chemotaxis protein CheW produces the protein MNTNTNPLSEVTRPAQYLGFSLAGETYAIELLRIREIIEHVPITRVPGMPSSVLGVINLRGRVVPVVDLAVKMGLGPRPITRWTCFVVVEAMMDGERTTLGLLADSVSEVLDLAPDDVEPPPAFGTRTPVDYLRGMGRQEQRFILLLDLDRMLSAEELLGLVGAAAGGGV, from the coding sequence ATGAACACGAACACGAATCCCCTCTCCGAGGTCACCCGTCCCGCGCAGTACCTGGGTTTCTCCCTGGCCGGCGAGACGTACGCCATCGAGCTGTTGCGCATCCGGGAGATCATCGAGCACGTGCCCATCACGCGGGTGCCGGGGATGCCTTCCTCGGTGCTGGGAGTCATCAACCTGCGGGGCCGGGTGGTGCCCGTGGTGGACCTGGCGGTGAAGATGGGACTGGGTCCTCGACCCATCACGCGCTGGACGTGCTTCGTCGTCGTCGAGGCCATGATGGACGGCGAGCGCACCACGCTGGGGCTGCTGGCCGACTCGGTCAGCGAGGTGCTCGACCTGGCGCCGGACGACGTCGAGCCGCCGCCCGCCTTCGGCACGCGCACGCCGGTGGACTACCTGCGAGGCATGGGCCGGCAGGAGCAGCGCTTCATCCTCCTGTTGGACCTGGACCGGATGTTGTCCGCGGAGGAGCTGCTGGGACTGGTGGGCGCCGCGGCCGGTGGGGGCGTATGA
- a CDS encoding CheR family methyltransferase has product MSGVGPLPLSEREFSLFQTLVEREAGIHLGPSKQALLVGRLSRRVRALGLTSFGAYYRFVCIRGNEEERVRMLDCLCTNETHFFREPGQFEFLRQRVFPEWTRRAAQGLMPRRVRVWSAGCSTGEEPYSLAMTLLSHFPPGSGWELEVLATDLSTWALERARQGFWPVERAAGIPRPLLRTFMLKGVRSQEGWMKAGPELRAVLRFARINLNDEHGWPEGPFELVFCRNVLIYFGAQARGQVLSSLMRRLPPTGYLFLGHAESLTGGAEPARCVAPNIYCAKSPQPVSGGGPV; this is encoded by the coding sequence GTGTCCGGCGTGGGTCCGCTTCCGCTGTCGGAGCGGGAGTTCTCCCTCTTCCAGACGTTGGTGGAGCGGGAGGCGGGCATCCACCTGGGCCCCTCGAAGCAGGCGCTGCTGGTGGGGCGGTTGTCCCGGCGGGTGCGGGCGCTGGGGCTGACGTCCTTCGGGGCCTACTACCGGTTCGTCTGCATCCGCGGCAACGAGGAGGAACGGGTGCGGATGTTGGACTGCCTCTGCACCAACGAGACGCACTTCTTCCGCGAGCCGGGGCAATTCGAGTTCCTACGGCAGCGCGTCTTCCCGGAGTGGACGCGGCGGGCGGCGCAGGGCCTGATGCCCAGGCGCGTGCGGGTGTGGAGCGCGGGGTGCTCGACGGGAGAGGAGCCCTACTCGCTGGCGATGACGTTGCTCTCGCACTTCCCACCGGGCTCGGGGTGGGAATTGGAGGTGCTGGCGACGGACCTGTCTACCTGGGCGCTGGAGCGAGCGAGGCAGGGGTTCTGGCCGGTGGAGCGGGCGGCGGGCATCCCCCGGCCCCTGCTGCGGACCTTCATGCTCAAGGGGGTGCGCAGCCAGGAGGGGTGGATGAAGGCGGGTCCGGAGCTGCGGGCGGTGTTGCGCTTCGCGCGCATCAACCTGAATGACGAGCACGGCTGGCCGGAGGGGCCTTTCGAGCTTGTCTTCTGCCGCAACGTGCTCATCTACTTCGGGGCCCAGGCCCGGGGGCAGGTGTTGAGTTCGCTGATGCGCCGGCTGCCTCCGACGGGCTACCTCTTCCTGGGGCACGCCGAGAGCCTCACCGGAGGTGCCGAGCCCGCTCGCTGCGTGGCTCCCAACATCTATTGCGCGAAGTCCCCGCAGCCCGTGAGTGGCGGCGGCCCTGTTTGA